The Penicillium digitatum chromosome 6, complete sequence genome contains the following window.
ATATTAGTCGGACGGATGCAAATGAATTAGAGACGGAATGCCTCTACCTTCAGTGGACTTGAAGACGTTGGTTGGTTTGAAACTTGAGTAAAAGAAGCAATTCAGCAAGAGGTAGGTTGATTGACCCCGGGAAAGGAGACAATCGATCAAGTAAGAGGCAGGTAAAGCCAAATCGATTACAGAAGGACAAGGTGAACAGTGCTTAGACAATCGATTTGATAAAGCACATCGTGGTTAACGGCGCATAtgagatgaagatgaaggaggAAAAGGTGAAATAAGAGAGTCAAAAGAGATTTGACGCTTATAGTGGGCGCGACAATGTTCAAAGATTTGCCATGGAAGGAGCAACCACGGTGTCTCGCGTCGATCAACTTTGGAAGCCAGTGGCGACTAATCAAGGATGAACGCGCGGTGCTATCTTATGTCCAAGATGATGAGATTGGATGACAGCGATTTAGGGGTCGGGAGAACAGATAGAACAGATCAAGCAAAAATTAAAATGATTATAAATTTCCGAGTTGCATAATAACCACCCCATACCATCTAGGCAGAAAGGAAATGTGTAACCACTCCTTAATGGTACGTTGAACACGAGCAAGAAGCAAGACTTGCCATCATGTTCATCACAGTGTAATCGCATCCAGGTAAAAATATGCAGGTCGTCAAGCGTCATATCTAACAAGGGAGTAACAGTACAACAGGGAAAGAAGGTGAAACTGCAGGTGAAAACGCAGGTGAAAGTAAGAGTAGAAACAAGAATGCAAAAATCGAAGGGCACACGACGGAATTGAGCTCTGCCACGGGTATCTGCTGCAAAGGGAAACGAAACGCCATGCACCGGCCAAGAATGGTCTATGAGAAATGGAATGTAGTGGTTGATGGATTATCAAGAAATGGGAGCGAGTGGAAATGATGAATTCGGAACAAAGAAAGGTGATCGGAGGGCGGTCTGGCATCAATCTGGCGGAATGTTTGGAGAAATCCAAGCagagagcagagagaagaggaggggCTGATAGAGATTTCGCATGGCGAAGGTTGGAAGTTGACGGATGGGAGCcgacaaaaacaaaagccgACGATGAACAAAGACAAAGCTCTCATCAATCGGTGCTTTGGCGACTTTTGTTGAGCCGGATCGCCCATTTCATGTCCGTCTCGGTCTCCTTGACCTGAGCCAGAACACCAGCGATCAAATCGTTGTTGGATTTGGCCGATTCAATCGTTTTGCGGAAGTCGTTTTCCTTCAGTTTCTTATATGCAGAGTGCTGGGCGAGCAGCTTCTCATAAGATTCCTTGAGGGAGTCGAACTCCCTCTTCTTCTGATCTGCAAGAGCCTCTAGGCGCTCAGTGTGGTGTATATGTGTTTTCTGCGCGTTGGCAATAGTCGTGAACTCAGCCCAGATGGTATTGAGGCGTTTTTCTAACTCCACCTTGTCGCGTTTCATCGCGTTGGATAGGACCTCGTACTGCGTCTCGTAGTGCTTGGCGATCTCTAGTGACCGGGCTTGTTCGCGATTGTGGTTCTCTCGCTCCTCACGCATCGTCTCGTTGATCTGGCTTGCGTCTGTTTCCATGCCCTGTCGCTTGCTGCGCTCGTGCTGGAGCTCCGCTCTCAGTTCCTCAAGCTTTCGGTCTTTTCGTGCAATTGAGGTGAGGCTGGTCTCGTTGACTTGCTCTAGGTTCCGTAGGCGCTCCGTCATGTTTTGTTGCTGGATCTtgtaggcttcattggtttCTTGGTACTCCTCCGCGCGGGACCTGTAGAGCGTGCATTCGCGCGTTAAACGTGCTATTTCCTCCTGGAGATTGTGGATAACGCGTCCTGATTTCCCTGTCGCTGCATGGCCGACTGCTGACCATTCTGATGTGGGAGCATCGCCATTCGTGTCGACAGGGGGCGAGGAAGGGTTCGGGGGGTTCGGAGGAGACGAGGAGGCCTGACTGTAGTTTCCTGGAGTGCGGGGATTGTAAGCTTGGCGGGTAGAGGGAGTGAGATTAGAAACACCCACCATACTGGCCTTCGGTGGCTGATTCGTTGTCGAGGAATCCGTTGTGCTGGTGCATATTCAATTGCGTGTCCACATGCGGGAGATTGACTTGTGGCGCTTCTGCACAGATAGGGGGGTCAGCAGCAATCGGCATAAGATTTTTGCTAGGGCTGAGACGCTTCATAACCCGTTTGAAGCCCCCCATGTTGACCGCCCGCGCCTGCCATGAAGAAccagaaaaaaacaagatgGGAGCGTAAATCATTGGGCCTGTGAAGGGGAAGACTCGTACCAGTATTAGAAGCTAATTGAGCTAGGTGTGAGATCGTTGTCTTTGGATTTCGCTTATCCATCTAGGCATCGCAAGGGAGGCCTCTGATCAATAAAGGCGCTGTCTCATGCAATGAACAATGATCATCAATGAtcctgaaaaaaaagggcacAAGCTACAGAAGATTCCAAAACAATGGAGTAGCGGTAAGAAAGATTGAAATTGCAGAAGATCAGTCGATCACTCTTTATGTTCCAACTGCACGTCCGTCAGGGAGCGGCGCTAGTGAAGAACGACAGGTCctgtttccttttctttttctttcaaaGTCGTTTTTGGGGGattttttggggtttcttGGGTTTGCAATTGTCCAATGCAGTGAGTTTGCTTAATGTAATTGATTACTTCCTCAACGACACAGGCCACCTATATATCAATGATATCCAGGGGTATTTTATATACAGGAAGTTTTACCACTTTTCCATGACTCCACCAAAACACCAAGTCCAGAGATGAAACTGACAGCGCTGAAACAGATGGATGGTTTAGACTAGGTAGGCCAAGAGACCGGTAATACCCATTACCAAGTGGAGGGAGAATTGTGGGATGGAAGCAGCGCCGGTGCGCATACTTCCGGTGGAGGATGCTTCCTTGCCATTGAAGACCTCAGTGTCGGTAGCTTTCGAGCTATCAGTGGACCTGGCAGCAGCGGAGCTGGAAGGGCTTCCAGAAGGGTTAGTAGCAGAGCTGATGAGTGGCTTGCTGGCAGTGCTGGTCATTGTGGTCTGGGTTGCTTGGGTTGTCTCGGTTGTACCGTCTATAATCTGGGTGTGAGGGGCGGACGTAGTTTCGGTAGTGTCGGTGGTAATACCAGTTGTGGTATCGGTGGTGGGAACAGTGGCAGTACCAGGACTAGTGCCAGTTGTGGTGCCGATGTTTGTACCAGTAGCTGCACCAACACTAGTTGTGGTTCCGGTGGTGGTGCCAGTAGTCGCAGTAGCCGCAGTTCCAGTTTCAGGTTTGGCATCCTTAGCTGCGGGAACATCAGCAGCGGGCTTGCCAGCTGACTTAAGAAGAGCAGTGTAATTGGTCTGATCTTTCTGCGTGATCTGGAAGGCGTATGTGTTGCCGGGTTTGATATCATTATCAGGAGTCCAGGTGAAGGTGTCACCCTTACTGGAGGTAGTGATGGGCTTGACATCTTGGAGGTCACCCGAGGGTCCTTGGCGAAGGAAAATAGTTACGGGCTAAACGGAGTTAGATTTGTTATGATTCTAACAGAGAAGGTGCGTATTACCAGACCAGGATCAGCGCCGGTCCATGTTAGGGTAACCGGCTTGCCAGGTTCGAGGGGTTCATGAGGCCAGGAAGTGAAGATTAGAGGGTCGGCAGCGAGACCAAGGGACACTAGGGAAGCCGTGAGGGTAATAACACTTTTGGAGAAATGCATTGTGATGGAGGAGAGTCGATATACGGGTAACTTTCAAGACGGGCTAAGGGAAGTTGGAAAATATGAGGTTCTCGCGAACTGGGTGAACTGGAAACTGAGAACGCGATGCAACTCTGAAGATCATTAGTGGCGCATCGTGCTTCTTAACTGAGGGCACGAGTTCCCTAGACCTCTCCCAGCCTCACAAAAATGAGCTTGAAAGTCCGTTGTTGGTATTCTAGCGCTGTGACCCAAGGTGTTTGAGAATGTTGCATTCCGGTAGCCCTAATAGTGAAGCGTCGTTACACTACCTAAGAAAGCATGGCATCTGCCTTTGCTGGGGAATGCCTGCTAAGTATTGGAGATTCTCAGGGCAAACCAACTCCACGGCTTTGCCTGGAGGACCTTTAGCAGTC
Protein-coding sequences here:
- a CDS encoding Cell wall beta-glucan synthesis; the encoded protein is MHFSKSVITLTASLVSLGLAADPLIFTSWPHEPLEPGKPVTLTWTGADPGLPVTIFLRQGPSGDLQDVKPITTSSKGDTFTWTPDNDIKPGNTYAFQITQKDQTNYTALLKSAGKPAADVPAAKDAKPETGTAATATTGTTTGTTTSVGAATGTNIGTTTGTSPGTATVPTTDTTTGITTDTTETTSAPHTQIIDGTTETTQATQTTMTSTASKPLISSATNPSGSPSSSAAARSTDSSKATDTEVFNGKEASSTGSMRTGAASIPQFSLHLVMGITGLLAYLV
- a CDS encoding SWI5-dependent HO expression protein 3 — its product is MGGFKRVMKRLSPSKNLMPIAADPPICAEAPQVNLPHVDTQLNMHQHNGFLDNESATEGQYGNYSQASSSPPNPPNPSSPPVDTNGDAPTSEWSAVGHAATGKSGRVIHNLQEEIARLTRECTLYRSRAEEYQETNEAYKIQQQNMTERLRNLEQVNETSLTSIARKDRKLEELRAELQHERSKRQGMETDASQINETMREERENHNREQARSLEIAKHYETQYEVLSNAMKRDKVELEKRLNTIWAEFTTIANAQKTHIHHTERLEALADQKKREFDSLKESYEKLLAQHSAYKKLKENDFRKTIESAKSNNDLIAGVLAQVKETETDMKWAIRLNKSRQSTD